Genomic segment of Bacteroides stercoris ATCC 43183:
CAAGATTTGGCTAAAACCAATGAAAAAAATTGTGTTCAGGCCATATTCCTTTATCCTTTGAATGCACTGATGAAAAGCCAACAGAAACGTATTCATGCTTGGTGCAAAGCTCTTCCCGAAAAGGTTACCTATGCGATATATAATGGAGAAACCGACAAAGAAAATCGGTCTGACAGATATACTACATCTCATTATCCACAGCTCGTAACAAGGCCTCAAATAAGGAAAACTCCGCCTCAGATTCTCTTTACTAATCCAACTATGCTCAACTATATGTTGGTACGAGCAGAAGACCGTGAAATCTTGGAAAAATCCAAAGGTAAGCTCAAATGGATTCTTTTAGATGAAGCACATACTTATACTGGCTCTTCAGCCGCTGAATTATCATTGCAAATCCGTCGTGTACTAGATGCTTTTGGCGTAACTATTGATCAAGTAAATTTTGCTGTAACATCAGCGACTATCGGTGATGAAAGTGACCCCAAAACGACGATAAAGCTAAAAACTTTTGTGTCTCAACTCACTGGAAAACCATTTGAAGATATAAAAATAATTAGTGGTAAGCGCATTATTCCAGAACTAAACAAGGGAATTGCAGAAGATCAATTGTCCAAAATAAACAAAAAGTTTAGTATCGAATTGAGTTATTCTGACATTGAGAAGTTGAGAAAAAAGCTTAACTCTTCGCCGGTATTGAAAGCAAAGGAAATCGGTCGTATGCTTGATAAAGGAATCGGGAAAAATGTGGATGCCTCATTGGAAATAATAGATGCTCTCGGAGAAAAAGTGAAAGGTCTAAACAAAGGAGGCGGCCTTGGAGCTTTATTGCCAACACGTGCTCATTTATTTGTTAGATCGATAAGTGGAGTGTATGTTTGCACCAATCCTGATTGTCAACGTCATAAGGGATATAGATTATCGATAGGAAGTCTGACAACATATCAAAATATGAATTGTCCAGTTTGTAAATCAAAGATGCTGGAACTTGCTACATGTTCGTCTTGCGGCTCTCCCATTATAGTGGGTGAAACAAACACAACTAAGGGATTTAGGATGCACACCAATGTAATTGATCTTGACAAGAGTCTTTTCTATGAGCAAAAGGAAGATCTCATTGATTTGGAAGATATGGGAAATATAGAAGATGTTGAGCAAAATGAGGCGGATGGCTTTTCTCGCTTCTTTTTCGCCATTCCGAAGAAAGCATGTTTAAGGAAAAATGCGAATAGAACATATCACATCTTCAATCATCAGAATGGTAAAATAGAACTTGTCCCTGAAGACAATAGAAGCAACAAGTGTTTTACTTCTTTAAAAAGTGAAGAAAGTATTCCTGTAATATATCAATCTCTTCGACACTCAGGAGATAATCATGTTCTTTGTCCTCATTGTGGCAATAATCTCAGCGAGTTTAAAAACCTTGATTATCTCAGAATAAGTGCTACTCAAATTGGACGTACTTTAGCAACATTGCTTCTTGATAATGCCGAACCCATTGACAGTAATGACGCAGACGTTGTATATGAAGGCCGAAAGTATATAACATTTACCGATAGCCGTCAAGGGTCTGCACGTTCTGCAATGGGACTTAATCAGGATGTAGAACGTTCATGGATTCGAGCTTCCATTTTTCATAAACTTGCCGATATGCGTTTGAATGATGTGAAACCTGGTGGTCTGACTCCTGATGAGGAAGCAGAATACAATGCATATCTGAGTATTCGGGAACATCTTCCGACCTTACTTTTTGAAAAATTTAAACAACTTGAAAAAAAAAAGAATGGCATACCAGTAATCCCCAATCCAGAGGAGGTATCATGGGGGCAAATAAGCCAGTCTCTTGAAAATGACTCAAATTTCAAGAAGTTGTATGAACATGTTGATAAAGCACGTGGCAGAAAAAATTTCAAGAATGCAACGGACTATCTGAAAGCACTTCTTGTCGACCAATTCGGATGGATTCCTAAACGGGCGAACTCATTGGAAACGATGGGATTCGTACGTCTTGTCTATCCAGCACTTAAAAATGCGAAATGCCCAGCACTCCTTCAGAAAAGATGTACAGACACCGACTGGCAGAATTTTCTCAAGATCTGTATGGATTATGTCATTCGTGGAGGTCGTCATTATATGCTTTCTGGAGCTTATAAAGATTACCTTACACAAAATAAGTACTGTTCTCCTATATATCCTTCAAATTCAGAACTGAGGAAGAATGGGAGCCCTGTATCGAAATGGTTTAAAGTCAATGTAAGTTCAAAAGGTATTAATGAGAATCAGAATAGACTCGTTCTTCTTCTGTGTGCAGTTCTAGATTATGATGATATTTCTCAAATCAATCAAATAAAGATTGCTGACATCAACTCAATACTTGATGCCGCATGGGATTTCCTGAAACAAAATGTTCTTGAAGCAACAGATGTAGAAAATCAAGGATATATGCTCGATCTCATGGGGGATAAAGTTAAGCTGCAACTTATCGAAAAAGGTTATCTCTGTCCTGTTGACAATGTTATTATAGATGCGCCGTTCTGTGGCTATAGCCCAAGAATGAACGGTTACATCGGTCGTGAAAATTTCGATAGATTCAAAATCAAGACGGAGTTTGTAAATCCGCTTTTCCCATTCAAGTCTGCGGATCAGACAGAAAAGAATGTCATGGAATGGATTGAGAAGAACTTCTCTGAACAAAAGGCTGCTGGTGTGTTCGGGGTTATGAACTCCAGAGTATTTGCTTCAAAACCGATTTTTATATCGGCTGAACATTCAGCTCAGCAATCGTCAGAAGATCTTGACCGATACGAAAGAGAGTTTAATGAGGGGAAAATCAATATTCTTTCTTGCTCAACAACAATGGAGATGGGGGTCGATATTGGTGGTATTACAGAAGTCGTCATGAATAATGTGCCGCCAAAATCGTCAAATTACCTTCAGCGTACGGGACGTGCAGGACGAAGAAGTGAAACTAAAGCCTTGGCTTTAACTGTTTGTGCTCCCAATCCTATTGGAACTCATACATGGAACAATCCAGATTATCCGATTACACATGTAACAGAAACTCCATTGTTAAAATTGGAAAGCCGTCAGTTGATTCAACGTCATGTTAATGCGATGGTATTCGCATCCTTTGTAGCAGATCAAGGGGGAATCAGGGTTACGGCAACTCTTAGGGATTTTTTTGTCACGGCAGAAGGGATGTCTTTCTTTGATAAGTTTCTAAATTATATTGATAGTGTAATCAGCGGAAAGGTTGAACGTCTTCAAGAACCATATTTAAAATTAATCAAGGGAACAAGTCTCGCTCAGATAACATTGGCGGATGTCGCACAAGTAGTCAAAAAAGACATAGTTGCTGTTTACAATGTCTTTGATGCTCATAAAGGAGCTCTTGCAAAGGCGATTGAATCTCTGAAGAATGAATCAGGAACGACCAATGCTATTAAAGCTATAGAGAAACAAGAGGAAAATTTTTTTAAGACCTCGATGTTGTCATATCTTGCTGAAAATTCTTTTCTGCCAAGTGCAGGTTTACCCTTAGGACTAGTTGAGTGTCTGCTAGGCGGTAAGGAAAAGGTTGACGGTAACTCACCGACATTGCATATAAGTCAGGCCATCTCCTCTTATGCTCCCGGTAATCCAGTAGTGAAAAACGAATGGGTCTATGAGACCAATGGTATTCGTCTGAAGACAAAATACGATGACAGCACTTCAAGGTATATCATACAGAATTGCACTCATTGTGGTTATACAACTATTATCTATGGAAGTGCTAAGACGGATTGTCCCAAGTGCGGTCGGCATGGAACTATGCATGGCATAAAGGACATCTCACTATCGACAGATCAGCGTTTTACAGAGGTCGTTGAACCTGCTGCGTTCTCCGTAGCATGGGATTCGACCCCGACTCGAAAAATGGACTCTCTCGGCAGTATGAATTTCATTCAGCCTATTTTGCTTGAAATGGATGCCTGGCTTCTGAAGACAAATTCTGCAAAAATGTCTATCCGCTGTTCAACGCCAAGGTCTGAGATTCTCTTTTATAATAAAGGAACGAATGGGTATGGATATGCTTTCTGTCCTTATTGCGGTAGAATGAAATCAGAAAAATCACCAGACACCACAGAGCGGATGCTGTCGCACCATAAACATCTTCTAGCTTCGACCTCTTGTCCCGGTGGCGAAAATGACGGTGCTGCAGTAAGACGTCATGTGTTGTTGGTCGGAAGATACCAGACTGACTTTGTTGAGATCAAGTTTTATGACAAAGACAACAATCTGGTAGAAGACACTGAGACACTCTATTCTCTCGGCGTGATTCTTAGCCGTAAACTCACGGAGCTGCTCGGTGTCAACGATGGAGAAATTGAATTCGGCTATGATGGCATAAATCATTCTATTTTCATATATGATACTGCTCTCGGTGGTGCAGGTTATTCATTGCTCTTCCGAGAATATAAAGATGAAGTCCTAAAAATGGCTTTGGAGACTCTTGAAAGATGCGACTGTGAACGGTCTTGCACGAAGTGCCTTATAGATCGCAGATCGCAATGGTATACGAACTATCTTAACCGGCCTAAGGCTCTAGAATGGTTAAGACAGGAAGTCAAGGCCCGTGTTGCCCCAAAGGAAATTATTTATTTAATGCCTGATTCTCATGTTGTGACATCAGACATCACGACCGAGTTTTATCAGCTCACACGGAACAAGGACATCTCTGGTATCAGAATATTTGTCAACGACAACATTTCTCAATGGGATGCGGAAACATTCCCATTTAAAAAAATTCTCACAGAACTATCTCTAGAAGGAGTTGACGTTGCCTTTATACTGCCAAGCGTACCAGATGTAAAATCGCTCTCGTCAGCAGACAGTGCAACTTTAATTGCGGAGGTATTTAAAACCAACTTTAAATGTCTTGAAAACACACTGCCGACAGGATTATTTCCGTTGATGGTCGTGATTATGAATGACGGAATCGTCAAAACATACTTTGGAAAAAATATTGATACATCCTATTCTAAGAATTGGGGAAGTGGAGATGTATTCATAACCACACAGCCAAATTCATTGTCCTATGCCGACATAAATAGAATGCAACTGTTGAGCGCCTTTTCATCGGACGATTCTTCCTTTATGTTCGAATATAGAATAAGAGAACACAGCTCGTTGGGTCGTTTTTTTGATTCTCTGAAAGCTCCGGAAACTGGTAATTGGAATAGAATAATATCTAACCTACGAGGCAAGGCTGTTTCTATTGAATATTCTGATAGATACCTAAAAACGCCCTTAGGCTGTATGCTTTTGGCAAAAATGATTTCCAGTCTGAAGAATGAAGCAGATTTAGTTCTGGTATCAATTAAAGTTATTGTCACAAATATCGTCTCAATTAATGACCCAGATATGGCAGTAAATGCTATAAAAGATTTTACCAACGGTAAGAAGAGAAATCATTTCCTGAAGGATGCTATATTTGAACTGACCGGGATAGAACCGGAAATTCAAGATACAGGTTATGTTGAGCATGAACGGTGTCTGACGGTTAAAGCGGATAATGCAGAAATCTGTATACGTCCAGACGCAGGTATAGCAAAAGGATGGGCACCATTTGGAAGAGATAACGCTGAATGTACCGACCGCGATTTCAGAGAAGATTGGAATATAGATCTCGAACTGTTCAACAAACAGCAGATAGGAAACGGAATACTTTACACCATCTCATATAAGCAACTCTAACAATGTCAGAAAATAGAAACGCTCAGTATCGTTATCAAGTGCTGGACAGATGCTTCAGTGATTGGAATAAGAAATATACTATCGAAGATCTCCTTGAAATAGTCAACAATCATCTTTATGAATTGGAAGGTTCAGACTCCACCATCAAATTGCGTCAGTTACGAGGTGACTTAAATGCCATAAGAAAGATGCTACCCGATAACATCTATCTTGATGCCAAACCATTTGGAGGAAAGAAATGCTACTACAGATATTCTGAGCCAAACTATTCAATCTTCCAGAATGGTCTATCGGTTACCGAGGTTAACTCTTTACGCTCGATAATTGAAATGCTTAGTAAATATCGTGGAGTTACTGGTAATGCTTGGCTTGAAGATGTTATCTCCAATCTAGAACTTCGTTTTGGAGTAAAATCGGATAGAGAAAATCTTATTTCATTTCAGTGTAACTCATGTTTAAAAGGGCTTGAATACCTTTCAACTCTCATAGACGCAACAATCAATCACCAGCCCCTCGAAGTAAGCTACACAACACACGCAGGCATTAGTTCAACGAATGTGCTTCATCCATATTATATGAAACAATATAATAACAGATGGTTCATATTCGGACGTATTAATGGGAAAGATTATATTGTCAACCGAGCCCTTGACCGAATTGAAGGGATAACTAGAAGTGATGTTCCATTCTGTAAAAATGATCTTGTGGATTTCAACTCTTACTTTGATGATATTGTAGGGGTATCGGTGCCTTATGAAGTACAGGAAGCCGAAACAATTATTTTGCAATTTAGTTCAGAACGATTTAAATACATTGTTTCAAAGCCACTGCACACCTCACAGAAAATTATTGATGAATACAAGTGCATAGTTACTATTAAAGTAATACCAACACGAGAACTCGACCAATTAATTCTAGCTTTTGGACCTGATGTTGAAGTCCTAGCTCCAGATAGATACAGAATGAGCATTAAGACTAAAATTGAGAAATGTCTCAATAAATATCGCTCTGTGCATTGCGATTGCATATAAAATTATACTTTTAATGATCACATATATAACAGAGCAGATATTAACCAACATTATATGGAACATGATAGTGTGCAAAATATTAAAATTGAACATTCTAAAAGAAAAGGCGTATCAAGCTTTGTATTGAGTAATGATACGCCTCTTTAAAAGTCCTTTAAATCTACTCTTCAAAAAGCGAAAGTATATAAAATCTGATATATTTTTATCTGATTACGAATTTTGTATGGTAAAAACGGAGCAGACTGTTACAGCAAAAACGGCCATGCTGTTACAGTTCTGACGAGGCAAAGTTATTGTTTTTTTCTTAAACTATCTCCTTTCAATGCAAATCTCGATGCGGTATTTACAACTCTATCCAAGATAGCATCCGCTGCGGAGACATTACTATCGAGCGTTTCATACCAGTTTGCTACGGGCAACTGGCTTGCAAAGATGGTAGATTTGTTTCCGTGTCTGTCTTCTATGATTTCCATCAGGTCGAGTACCTGTTCTGCGGTTAGCTTCTTTATGGCAAAGTCATCGAGTATCAGCAGGTCATACTGAGAAAGCCGTTCGAAGAGTTTAGGAAGCCTGCTTTCTATGCGGGCCATTGTAAGCTCCTCGAAAAGTTTCATCACATTGTAGTAGCGAACCTTGTATCCACATAGGCAGGCATGGTGGCCAAGAGCTGAAGCCAGCCAGCTCTTGCCTGTACCTGTAGGACCTGTAATGATGATGGGATAGCCATGTCTGATGTAATCGCATGTGGCAACCTCATTAAGCAGTGACTGATCTATGCCGCGTGCCGAATCGGCGGCTATTTCACCCAGCGCTACTGTATAACGGAAGTGGGCATTCTTGATGAGCCGGTGCGTACGGTTGGACATACGCATGTCGTTTTCCCCCTGGATGAGCATGCGTATTCCGTCAGCCATTGAGATTGAGTTGATTTTGTGAGCCTCCATGAGGTTTTGCCATGTCTGGGCCATTCCTGGCAACCGCATAGCCTTGAGGTCTGATAAGATTTTTTCCATTGTTGTGCCGTTTTATGGTGATATAATAATATATTACTTGTAAGCTTGCGCTCCCCTGATATTCTCATGCAATGGCAAGGTGGATGTTTGATACTCTGCATCCTTTTCCTGCCGCATCAGGTATCCCTGGCATTTGGACTTCACCAGATTGCTGATGAATGGATAGTTGCATTTTCCGTACTGGACGGATATCTTGCACGCAAGAAGAAAAAGCTCAGGCTCTGTCTCACGGGCGAGAGCCAGGATGCCCTGCGCGGAGCGGTAATACACTTCTGCGGGTCTGTCAGTGGCAGAGAAGAGCTCACGCAGGACATGCTTAGCCATAGGCCCATACTTGGATCCTTTGTCTATGAAGTACTGCGGGGAGTACCCGTAATAAGCCTGTGTCTGTGAAGGCAGATGCTCCTTTACCCAGGTGTAACCACCGTGTTTGAATGAACGCATGTGGGTCGCAATGCAGTTGCCGTCATGATAGATCCTGACCTGTGTATCCGTAAAGATGACTTCCACCTTGTTGCCTATAAGACGGCTGGGGACAGAGTAGTGGTGCCGTTCCCTTCCTAGCTGCACAAAACAGTTCGGAGCGACTGTAAGCAAGGCATGCCGTTTCATCTGGTAACGTTCTCCGGGTAACGGGAGCAACTCGGGTTTCTCAACAGCCAGGAAGCGTTCTACCCGCGAGTAGTCGCATCCCTGCATGCGTCGGCTGTTGTATTTCTCAAGCAGTTCTCCCACTGCTGTATTAAGTTCCTGCAAGGAATGGAAGAGACGGTTCCGCAACGGAGCGTATATGCGCTTGTAACTCTTGTGCACGGCATCTTCGACCAAGGCCTTGTCCTTGGGGCGCCTTACTCTGGCAGGCTGCGCGCAGCATCCGTAATGCGTGGCAAGGTCATTCAGTCCGTCCGTCAGACCGGGAGACCACCTGTCGAAGGATTTTACGGCCGAACGCAGGTTGTCTGGTACCAGGATGCGCGGTGCGCCTCCGAAGAATCGTATGGCGGCATCCACAGCTCCAAGAAAATGTTCTATGCCTTGCGACGGAATACAGGTAATAAAGGTGTAACCGGAGCATGGCAGAACCGCAGCAAACGTCTCTACAGGAACAACCTCGCCGGTTTCCATATCGACGTAGCTCATCCTGTCGCCGGCAAAGTCAATATACATCTTCCCGGCAGGCTGGTGCAACATCTTGAGCACTGTGGAAGGTTTCACTGCTACCACATTCTGTCTCAGATGGAAACGGAATTAGGTCAACCCGTAACCTTCAGGAAGGTCTTTGCGGTATTCTTCCCAAAGAAGATGTGTTGTCATGTGCGGCTTTTTAAGCTCCTGCTCAAAATGAGGAAGTCGTTTCTTGAAGTCCTCAAAGCGCTCATCGCAATAGGCTGGATTTCCGCCATTGAACCGATGGTTCAACTCGGGGTCCTCCAACTTCAAGAGACCATCGACACCTAATGAGTCTTCATTGGCCATCTTGAGATAGCGCTGCACAGTTGTAGGACTCATTGAGTACATTTCGGCCATTCTCCTGACCGACAATCCGTTTTTGTGACCCGTAAGGACCTGCTTGATGATATTCATTTTTTTAGGTTGAGTAGCCATAGTCTTGAAGGATTTTCCTTCAAGATAATAAATTCATCAAAACTGTAACAGCATACTCCGATTCAGCTAGCATTATTGGGCTGTTTTGAGCGGAGTGTAACAGCATGCTCCGATCTTAAAAGAAAAACGGCCTAATCGCTGCTCGTAATTGCCTGATAACCAATACCTGTAAAATGTGATATTTACATGATATTTGGCGTTTCTTTCAACTTCGGTACTGTAACAGCATACTCCGATTTTTCCATTTTGTATAGAAGATTGATTACATATACACTTTTTATCTACGGCAGTATTATGGCTCTTTTATTTAAATATAAGCCCCATCTTTCAGGGAAGTATTAGTATAAATGAAAGAGCTATATGGCTGTATAAAGTCTAATTTTTATCTTAA
This window contains:
- a CDS encoding DEAD/DEAH box helicase gives rise to the protein MNMNYFSFYNKAKELLIDSLASLWFKGQAQEQEYIKRILTKDEPLFAEPVFQSIFPWEESADSFEEHSSKLRLLTPSFVNALSSEGIDKDLRFPLDRHPYKHQTESWRTMLSSRPQTIVVTTGTGSGKTECFMIPVLQDLAKTNEKNCVQAIFLYPLNALMKSQQKRIHAWCKALPEKVTYAIYNGETDKENRSDRYTTSHYPQLVTRPQIRKTPPQILFTNPTMLNYMLVRAEDREILEKSKGKLKWILLDEAHTYTGSSAAELSLQIRRVLDAFGVTIDQVNFAVTSATIGDESDPKTTIKLKTFVSQLTGKPFEDIKIISGKRIIPELNKGIAEDQLSKINKKFSIELSYSDIEKLRKKLNSSPVLKAKEIGRMLDKGIGKNVDASLEIIDALGEKVKGLNKGGGLGALLPTRAHLFVRSISGVYVCTNPDCQRHKGYRLSIGSLTTYQNMNCPVCKSKMLELATCSSCGSPIIVGETNTTKGFRMHTNVIDLDKSLFYEQKEDLIDLEDMGNIEDVEQNEADGFSRFFFAIPKKACLRKNANRTYHIFNHQNGKIELVPEDNRSNKCFTSLKSEESIPVIYQSLRHSGDNHVLCPHCGNNLSEFKNLDYLRISATQIGRTLATLLLDNAEPIDSNDADVVYEGRKYITFTDSRQGSARSAMGLNQDVERSWIRASIFHKLADMRLNDVKPGGLTPDEEAEYNAYLSIREHLPTLLFEKFKQLEKKKNGIPVIPNPEEVSWGQISQSLENDSNFKKLYEHVDKARGRKNFKNATDYLKALLVDQFGWIPKRANSLETMGFVRLVYPALKNAKCPALLQKRCTDTDWQNFLKICMDYVIRGGRHYMLSGAYKDYLTQNKYCSPIYPSNSELRKNGSPVSKWFKVNVSSKGINENQNRLVLLLCAVLDYDDISQINQIKIADINSILDAAWDFLKQNVLEATDVENQGYMLDLMGDKVKLQLIEKGYLCPVDNVIIDAPFCGYSPRMNGYIGRENFDRFKIKTEFVNPLFPFKSADQTEKNVMEWIEKNFSEQKAAGVFGVMNSRVFASKPIFISAEHSAQQSSEDLDRYEREFNEGKINILSCSTTMEMGVDIGGITEVVMNNVPPKSSNYLQRTGRAGRRSETKALALTVCAPNPIGTHTWNNPDYPITHVTETPLLKLESRQLIQRHVNAMVFASFVADQGGIRVTATLRDFFVTAEGMSFFDKFLNYIDSVISGKVERLQEPYLKLIKGTSLAQITLADVAQVVKKDIVAVYNVFDAHKGALAKAIESLKNESGTTNAIKAIEKQEENFFKTSMLSYLAENSFLPSAGLPLGLVECLLGGKEKVDGNSPTLHISQAISSYAPGNPVVKNEWVYETNGIRLKTKYDDSTSRYIIQNCTHCGYTTIIYGSAKTDCPKCGRHGTMHGIKDISLSTDQRFTEVVEPAAFSVAWDSTPTRKMDSLGSMNFIQPILLEMDAWLLKTNSAKMSIRCSTPRSEILFYNKGTNGYGYAFCPYCGRMKSEKSPDTTERMLSHHKHLLASTSCPGGENDGAAVRRHVLLVGRYQTDFVEIKFYDKDNNLVEDTETLYSLGVILSRKLTELLGVNDGEIEFGYDGINHSIFIYDTALGGAGYSLLFREYKDEVLKMALETLERCDCERSCTKCLIDRRSQWYTNYLNRPKALEWLRQEVKARVAPKEIIYLMPDSHVVTSDITTEFYQLTRNKDISGIRIFVNDNISQWDAETFPFKKILTELSLEGVDVAFILPSVPDVKSLSSADSATLIAEVFKTNFKCLENTLPTGLFPLMVVIMNDGIVKTYFGKNIDTSYSKNWGSGDVFITTQPNSLSYADINRMQLLSAFSSDDSSFMFEYRIREHSSLGRFFDSLKAPETGNWNRIISNLRGKAVSIEYSDRYLKTPLGCMLLAKMISSLKNEADLVLVSIKVIVTNIVSINDPDMAVNAIKDFTNGKKRNHFLKDAIFELTGIEPEIQDTGYVEHERCLTVKADNAEICIRPDAGIAKGWAPFGRDNAECTDRDFREDWNIDLELFNKQQIGNGILYTISYKQL
- a CDS encoding helix-turn-helix transcriptional regulator; the protein is MSENRNAQYRYQVLDRCFSDWNKKYTIEDLLEIVNNHLYELEGSDSTIKLRQLRGDLNAIRKMLPDNIYLDAKPFGGKKCYYRYSEPNYSIFQNGLSVTEVNSLRSIIEMLSKYRGVTGNAWLEDVISNLELRFGVKSDRENLISFQCNSCLKGLEYLSTLIDATINHQPLEVSYTTHAGISSTNVLHPYYMKQYNNRWFIFGRINGKDYIVNRALDRIEGITRSDVPFCKNDLVDFNSYFDDIVGVSVPYEVQEAETIILQFSSERFKYIVSKPLHTSQKIIDEYKCIVTIKVIPTRELDQLILAFGPDVEVLAPDRYRMSIKTKIEKCLNKYRSVHCDCI
- the istB gene encoding IS21-like element helper ATPase IstB, translated to MEKILSDLKAMRLPGMAQTWQNLMEAHKINSISMADGIRMLIQGENDMRMSNRTHRLIKNAHFRYTVALGEIAADSARGIDQSLLNEVATCDYIRHGYPIIITGPTGTGKSWLASALGHHACLCGYKVRYYNVMKLFEELTMARIESRLPKLFERLSQYDLLILDDFAIKKLTAEQVLDLMEIIEDRHGNKSTIFASQLPVANWYETLDSNVSAADAILDRVVNTASRFALKGDSLRKKQ
- a CDS encoding Mu transposase domain-containing protein: MKPSTVLKMLHQPAGKMYIDFAGDRMSYVDMETGEVVPVETFAAVLPCSGYTFITCIPSQGIEHFLGAVDAAIRFFGGAPRILVPDNLRSAVKSFDRWSPGLTDGLNDLATHYGCCAQPARVRRPKDKALVEDAVHKSYKRIYAPLRNRLFHSLQELNTAVGELLEKYNSRRMQGCDYSRVERFLAVEKPELLPLPGERYQMKRHALLTVAPNCFVQLGRERHHYSVPSRLIGNKVEVIFTDTQVRIYHDGNCIATHMRSFKHGGYTWVKEHLPSQTQAYYGYSPQYFIDKGSKYGPMAKHVLRELFSATDRPAEVYYRSAQGILALARETEPELFLLACKISVQYGKCNYPFISNLVKSKCQGYLMRQEKDAEYQTSTLPLHENIRGAQAYK
- a CDS encoding helix-turn-helix domain-containing protein, with protein sequence MATQPKKMNIIKQVLTGHKNGLSVRRMAEMYSMSPTTVQRYLKMANEDSLGVDGLLKLEDPELNHRFNGGNPAYCDERFEDFKKRLPHFEQELKKPHMTTHLLWEEYRKDLPEGYGLT